From the Vibrio ziniensis genome, the window CTGGTAAAACCTTTGCTGGCAATCAGTTCGTAGCCAATGTCTAAAATATGCTGTTTGGTGTCATGTGATTTTTCGTTCATGCGGTGCAATATAAATTAAATTAGACCAGTCGTCTAGCGGATGTTTTATTTATAGCGTTCTGTTGTGGATATGAATACACAAGACAGTGGAGTAGGAACTCATACCATCCTAGATAAAAATATGATCAGATTGAGCATCGGCGAGCAGCGAATGGGCGTCAAACGCAAACGCGCATTCATTCGTCCCTGAAGCTCCGCCGAGCCATCCATGGCTCGGAGGGTTTGCTTATCGACGCCCATTCACTGATCAGGAAATTTTCCAGAATGGTATCAAAGTGGCTCCAAACACCGAATAGACTAAAAATCAGCATCCACTTGGAAGTGCATGCGTTGTTTAGTGTATGGATGATCGAAACTTAAGCTCTCTGCATGCAGATGGAGACGAGTACCTTTTAGACCGTACAAATCATCACCGACAATCGCCATGTTTAATCCATCAGCATGGGCGCAATGAACGCGAAGCTGATGGGTACGCCCTGTTTTAGGGTAGAGATAGACTCGACTTTGCCCATTTTCTACGCTGATTTTCTGCCAGAAAGTATCTGCGTGTTTACCGTGCTCGTAGCAAACCATCTGACGAGGTCTATCATCCAAGTCACCACGTAGTGGCAAAGTGATATCTCCAGACTCACCAAGGAGTTCACCACTCAAGAGAGCGACGTAGCGTTTTTCTACGCCACGAGTAATAAACTGCTTTTGTAAGCTCTTATTCGCTCGACGTGTGAGAGCAAACACTAGAATACCTGACGTCGACATATCTAAACGATGAAGTACAAACGGGCCTTCCACATCGGTGAACATTGCTTCTAATCGAGTAAGCACGGAATCTTTAACATTAACTCCGGGTACAGATAAAAATTCGGCTGGTTTATTCACGACAACGATAGCGTCATCCTGATAGAGAATGTCGATATCTTTTCCATCGGCTGGGTTTTCAAGAAGAGGGTTGTTATCAAGAGTGATCCCTTCCAGCATGTGACCTAATATCGGATGGCACTTGTTGTTGCATGCAGGGTAGTATTTTTTATGCTGACGAATCTCTGATTTCGGTGAGCGACCCCACCAAAATTCCGCCATCGCAATAGGTTTTAGCTGATGTGTAAAGGCGTATTGCAACAATTTAGGCGCTGCACATTCACCTGAACCCGCTGGTGGAATAGGGTTGGCAGTATTTTCGAATATATCGACCAGTGACTTGTTCTCACCGTTCTGATTTAAGAACTGATATTGGGAAAACAGCTTTTTCTGTAATGCTGCCGATAGCTGTCTGCGTTTCTCTTTTAACTCTTCGAGCTGGTTTTGATGCAGATTGAGTTTGGTTTGAAGCTGTTCAAGCTCGTTATCCCATTTTTGTTTGAGATGTTTTAGCTGATTTTTTTCCGCTACGCTTTGTTGAGCAAGCTGTTCAAAAAGCGTATCAATTTCACTTTCAGACAAATGTTGAGGAGGCGTTTGGCGCAGCAACTTGCGATTCTTGCGCCCTTCAATCATCAGTTGGCGATGAGCTTCTATTTGTTGTTCCGCCTCATTTTGGCAAGCGTGAATCGCTTTAGTTAACTCTGCGGACAGTGGTGATGTGCTAAGTTCGCGAACTCGACGATTGATATCGGCAATACCATTTGCATCCAGGCGAAAAAAGGTTTCGTCTTCAAAACGATCAAATACCGGTGGCACGAAATGGGGCAGTTGCAGCTTCTCCGCGAGTAGACCGGAAAACGCAGACAGATACCCCAGCTCTCCCCGTTCATTCTGCACGACTAGCACACCAAACATTTTGCCATGTGAATCAGACTCAAT encodes:
- a CDS encoding RluA family pseudouridine synthase; its protein translation is MKHSDHCFTPFQMDISEYTLPERFTFPFCYEPHPLSEIAAHELQQHIETQTDWSHPFGLTDIESDSHGKMFGVLVVQNERGELGYLSAFSGLLAEKLQLPHFVPPVFDRFEDETFFRLDANGIADINRRVRELSTSPLSAELTKAIHACQNEAEQQIEAHRQLMIEGRKNRKLLRQTPPQHLSESEIDTLFEQLAQQSVAEKNQLKHLKQKWDNELEQLQTKLNLHQNQLEELKEKRRQLSAALQKKLFSQYQFLNQNGENKSLVDIFENTANPIPPAGSGECAAPKLLQYAFTHQLKPIAMAEFWWGRSPKSEIRQHKKYYPACNNKCHPILGHMLEGITLDNNPLLENPADGKDIDILYQDDAIVVVNKPAEFLSVPGVNVKDSVLTRLEAMFTDVEGPFVLHRLDMSTSGILVFALTRRANKSLQKQFITRGVEKRYVALLSGELLGESGDITLPLRGDLDDRPRQMVCYEHGKHADTFWQKISVENGQSRVYLYPKTGRTHQLRVHCAHADGLNMAIVGDDLYGLKGTRLHLHAESLSFDHPYTKQRMHFQVDADF